The Oryctolagus cuniculus chromosome 4, mOryCun1.1, whole genome shotgun sequence genomic sequence AGAGCTGAGATACCTCCCAGAACTACTGTGATTTTGTAACAAGACTTTCTTCCTGTGGTCATTAGCTTTCTCCTGAGGTATTTAAAGCCTGGAGGCTGTATATCTAAAAAGGGCAATGAAACTTGAACTCGAAGGTGATGAAGCAGTCTGAATGTAGGTGCAGGAAACTATGTAAACTGCAAGAGCAGAGGTTGTGTGCATTTGGGTGATCACTGTACCCCCATGCCTGGCAAAGGAAGGCCTGGCATAAACTAGGCACTCGCTCAGATGTTTGTTGAATGGAAGAATGAAGGATGCAGACCTAATCTAGAGATCTGAATAACTACCTCCCCTCACCAACACTGgagatttcttatttataaaaggaAAGTACAAAAGAGCCTTATACCAAGGTCATCTTGGGCAGCCAGGCTAGAACTGGCTTTTAGTAGTTTATTTGGATAGATTTGGTGAGTCATCTAGCTGATTACTCAGCCATTCTTGCTAAAAATTGGGATCACTCAAGTGGTACCATTAATCTTGGGGTCCCATGGCATTCTTTCCAGGACAATTGAGGTAATTCATTCTTCAGCTAGCCCAGACCATTGCTGTTGAACTTGCTCAGAATTGTGGTGCTTCTAGACCAGGAGTGGCCCAAGGCCTGCCCATTGGGCTTGTGCAGCTGCCGTAATGGTGGCTTAATCTTATCTGTCCCAGTGTGCCAGGTCTGAAAAGGAGAATGATCCAGACTTGCTCTTGGGATACTACATGAATGGGTGTGGTCTCAGAAGAGTCAGAAGTAATTAAACCTGGTTTCATCTTTGGAACTTGGAAATTAGTCTTTAAAGGGCACAACTAAAATAAATGCTtggtttattcattttgaaatgcaCAGCTCCAATCTCGAAGTCTAAATACATAAATTCAGCCGGGACACAAGTTGACTCTCCTAGATTCACTCAGGAATCACAAACAGGCCACTAATTgggatcaaaataaaaaaaaatctacctctGCTCTCCACAAGTCTTGCACAGCATTGATGAAGCCCTTGGAGTGTTTTCAAGAGCAGGTTCAGAATAGACTGAACATTATCTGAGAGCCTTCAGGGGACCAGGCCAGGGGCTGAGTTTTGCATCTGTAATGTCATTTAAGCTTCCCAGCAGTAACAGTCTGTCTCTGAGGTGGCTCTTCTTCCAGTTTCTGAAAAGGAATAACCTCTTGCGTGATGTCTTAGACGCTCAGGAATAGGGACAGAGCTGTCattattttgtaagtttttttttttttttttttttttttttgagagctgtgagagagatcccagccattggctcagtccccaaatgccctcaatggccctAAAGACAAGAGTTGGGAACTCAAGCCCATAGGTGGCAGtaatccaaggacttgagccatcacctgatactACCCATAGTTCACATCAGCAAGAAGGTGGTATTGtagcagaggcaggaggcaggtatcAAACCAGGTACTCAGATAAGAGCTGCCATTTTAAAATTGTGCTCATTTACCATGCCAGAGCCTCATTCCAGGAGCTGCACTGCCCTCTGCAGGCCAGACCATAACAATATGGAAACTGCCGGCGTGACCATGGAggcaggcccaggcaggtggaACAAATTCAAGCCAAATGAGACTGAGAAAGTCTGCAATCAAACCCAAACATTTTTCTGCATTTACCAGCAAGGATATGGTAATTCTTTCTGGAAAGGTTATTAACCTCATGGTTTTGAGTACACCATTCCATAGTTCGTCTCTATGATATCTTTTTAGATAAATTATAGATCACTGGGAGCTGGTAACTAAAAGCTTAAGTACTTTATCCTTATGAAATTAATCAAAAATACACAAAGCATTTTCCACTGTTGTCCTCTGTGCAATAACATAAGGTAAAAAGGTACTTTTCCCCCCTTTGATACCCACAAGTTCCCTTCACCAAAAACAGCTGCTATCCTAATTCctctaaagcatttttttttctgttaccaCATGATACACTGTGGTATAAGGGCACTTAATATGCAAATTGCCAACATAACTTAATATTATCTTCCCTCCTGTTGCTCTTTAATTTGGTGCTGAGCAGCTGAGGTTTGAGGTTTTAATCAAAGAGCATGGAATGAGGCAATTTATAAAatcaaatggttttttttttcaattgtttcaTCCACTGTTTATCCCTTCCCAAGTGTAGGTTAGTCTTAAAAATGCACTAGCAGATTGCAAGCCCTCTAACTTGACCGTCTTGAAGGGCTCCTTAAAGGCTCCTTTTCCAGGGGTCCAGTTAAATGGAAGACTGAAGCATGCAGCACCATACCCTTGTGTCACTTGAGGCAAGTAAGTCACCTCTTTAAGCCTCATTTTCATCACCTGCAAAATGGGGACAATAACAGTTCCTCCTTCATACAGTCATTGAGAGAATTAAACCAAGTAATCCACGGAAAGCATTGTAAAATGCTTGGCTCTTATGAAGACAATTAATCTGAGAGTTCATACTTAAACCTTATTGTTGTCATTGTCACATAGTTTTAAAGCAGAAATATTCTAAGCCAAAACATTGGAGAGGAAGAATTGCAGCAGTGCCACTCTCAGATCAGGAGAGAGACTCAGTCAGATCAGCAAACTGGTCTGTCATGTGGTACATGCCTGGAACAGAAAGCTAGGGTAGGTGGCAATCGAAGTTAGAGAAGCTTAAGAGCTGGGGAGCAGCTGGAAAGACTCAAGaactggggggaggaggggatcCAGTAGTGGCCAGGCTAGAAGGCAGGAACGTGAGATAAGGCAGGCAGTTTATGATATTCTAGAAGACAGACAGGTCTAGCAGCAACAGCAATAGAGCAAACCCAGAGAAAGAGGGCTGAGGTTCACCCAGCTACAAGAGAACAAGCTGGTGTCCAGGACCTCTGGGCTCCTTAGGAAACGCCTCTTGGACATCATTTACCTTTGACTGAAGGATTTATTGTGTGTGTAATTAACAGATCGCGTGCCAGGCTGTTTAGAGGACTGAAGGCTTCTAACACTGAAGTTCCCAATGGACTTCCAGTTGTTAGAGGAGGCTCACGTCACCACAGGTTCAGTCACTGTGGGCTGGGGCTCATCCCGTTCCCTCTCTAAACTCAAGGACCACTCACTGGAGGGCAAGAAAACTAAATCTTCCTGTCTATGCTCCCTGAGATGTATGAGCCCCATGGGCCTGGCAGGCTGGTCAGGGTGGAGCAGAATCACCGGCCTCTCTGCAAGTGCCAGCAGATGCAAGCATGAATTTTCCTGAAAGGGACACTGACAAAGGAATGATCGATCATGGCAGATAAAGTGAACTATACCAACTGCAAACAAATGCTTATAAACTTTCCAAAATTCTAACAGATATTTTAAACCCACCTGACAAACTGAGACTAGGAAAATCCCCAGAACCTtatattttcttgctttatttcaAACATATACTGTCATATCACTACTATCACCAATCACAAAGTCATTATTACCAATCAATTACCTCTACTAGAATTCTGGGAAGGGTCTTCTTGTTTTCTGACAGCTAATACAAATAATGCCTTTTGAAAACTCCATCTTGATTCTTGCTTTTTGTAGGCATTCAGTAGTGGGTCCTCATCTGCATAAAGGCATGCTTATCCCACAAGCTCAGCAGCAGGAGGTGGTGCCCAATTCCATCTGACACCCATTGGAAACCTGACTGTTAGGGACCCTGTTGGGGAGGAAATCCCCTCTGCTAGGCATCATCAGGGGACGTGGATGCTAGGCTGAGTAACATAAGGTAGAGTTGTTAGCAAAGCTatgcaaagataaaaatatatgtgaTGGCCTGTGAATGAGAACATGCATTTACACACAAAGCATTTGAAGTGCTCACATCAAGATCCATATATATAAAGTCAAGATATATTCTTCCAGGATTTCAATAAAAGCCAAAAGTAACCAGAACCAACACTAAAATCATCACATATTGCTGGGCTCAGCAGCAGTTGATCATTTTCTAGAATTAGGACTGTGAGAGAAGTACAATGGAAGTAAATCCCAATCTTTAATTCAAAAAGTTATTTATGATATTCAGTTACCACCACtcaaatcaaatctttaaaaatcctttaattTACACTTTCTATCAGCTTTCAATGAAGGGACCCTAAACAGTTGATCTTCATTTTATTATTCGCTCACAAATTCTGAGTTGTATGCAAACTGTTGGTCCCAGAATTTTCCAATGTGGTTCATCGGCGCCCTCTAGTGACACTGAGGTCACATCCTTTCCCACCAGAAACTGTCCACAGGATTCACTATTCCATTGCTACTATCAGTTAAAAACAGTTCTTCTGCCGCTTCTATGAAGTCAACTTATCCCCTCTCTTTAAAATCCATATCTAGCTAAAAAACATTTGTCAACAACTAAACAGAGCCATATGacaacatttcaaaaaataacttGTGTTGATCCCAATctaaatatattgttttaaatgtTGGGAAACCTTTCCACAACTGAATAAACCTGAAAAAGTCACAAAGGAAGCTATTTTGACCAATAAACTTGTACAATTGCTTCATTTCTCTTCCTGAACTTTTCAGCATTTCAATGATATTGGTGATAAATGATCACAATGGTTAAATCCACAGAACTCGCATGTATAAGTGCCCAGTGATTTCCCACCACATTTGGCATAGTTGAAAAGACAGACTTTCAACTGATTCCTTAATCCTGTACCCCAAGTTTATTAAACTGGTGGCCTATGGGCCATGTGGTCTATAGGCATGGCTTGCTTTCCTTTTATACTTTCTCAGTGGTTGCTGCATTTAAAGGTCTGGATTTCTGGCATCTCCTGAGTAAAGTTACATTAGGCAGCCTCTGCCACAGCCACACATGGCCACACATTTCCAGGAGCTGAGTGGGTGCCCCCCTCTCAGGTTGAATCCTGTCTCATCAGTCACAAGTATAACTCAGCCCACCTGTGTCACACGTGTTACTTACCTGGCCCCTGTATGCACTGAAGTCGCAATCCCTGAGTTTGTGACCATTTCcaattcttcctagaaaagttcTCTTTCTAATCCTTTTAACCAAGCTAAGCTTATTATTAGCACCACATAGCACTACCAGAGAAAATACCGAAAGCAGCGTGCTGTTATCAAGAAGAGAACCCCAGGAACAAAGCAATGAGAACTCACAAATGAGTAGTTTAGGTTGGTTTCAGTGCTCTCCAGGCTTAAGAAACTTCTCTTTATGTTTAAGAAATCTCTTGGTTTGGGGATGACAAAACCTCCCCATGTGTTCCCAAGCAGCACACAAGCAACACAGACCCTCCCTTGTCACAAATGATGCACTCGCATTACGATTCCTCTCTCTCAGAGCCAAAGCCCAGGCTTTCGGTTGAGCGGCAAGTCAAGCCATGCAAATGGAAAGGGGCACTCACGGGCGTGCTGCTGTCAGAGAAGGTGTTCATGCTGACAGAGCTGCTCAGCTTGTCTGAGGAGACCGAGGGCGGGGATGGGCTCCtcttctccagggggtcctgccgcTGCAGGTGCTCACGCCACGCACGCTGGATGCTGTGAGAAAGCCCAGCACACACTGTTAGTCCCAGGTCATAGCCCCCAGACACAGACAAGCATGGGCAATCTGAGGAGACACGGACAGTGCGATGTATACAAGGTGTCTCTGCAAGTCCCAAGACCTGGACTCTGACCCTGTTTCAGCTACTGACACGGTCTTTTACTGATGTGACTTTCACAGACTTGACTTGGCTGAATCTGCTCAAAAGAATCAATTTAGTCAGAAAGAGTCATCAATCAAAGTCAAATGAATATGCACATGCAAATGTTCTTTCATTTGCAGGAACCAAAATATTTCAGTCTCTCATCTTATGTTTCGAATGAAGAATAATGAATAGGTCAACCATTATTCATGCACCCATTCAAAGGATCATTGCTGAGGGACCCTCTGTGTCAAGGTTAGCCACAAGCTCTGAACACAGATTGTACAGTGCACAGCTTGTGCAAAGACCTCAAGGTGACAAAGCACAGTGCAGTCTGGATGGCCAACTGCCAAGGCTCTACTCTGGGGACAGCATGTGCTCACTGTTTTACATGCTTTGGAGGAAACAAGTCATGGTCAACAAAGACAGACTATGATTAGGTGGCTACCTAAGATTTCACCCAAAGAATTCCTCTGGGTGCTGTGATTAGTATCAGAACAGTCATCTTCTGCTTTGAACAAGAGAATCCTCTTGTGTGTGAGAGCGAATGACTTGTCTCCCACAGACTGCTTTCTAGTCTTTGACAGCAACATGTAGATTTGCACAGGTAGTCAGTGAGCAAAATCTCACCTCTCCTTGAGGGTAAACCTGGCATGCAGGCCAATTGTCAGGATTCAGCCTTTCAGAATAGTCTAAAATAGTTGCATTGTACTCTGGCttctcttcagatcatataaatcttttgccttttaaaatagtTGCATCAATTCCATCACTGTTTCTTCTAGACCCCTGAATGTGTTTGATCTGTAACCTTACACATATCCCACACCATTCAAGTTATTTCTGTGTAAACAAACTAATTTGTCTTCATTTGGCTGGAATGGTTCAAAGACCATCAATCCTCAGTAATCACTGGATATAAAGAATATAGAAACACTACCATATTATTGATATCTGtaaatttccctaatttattaAAGTCTGTGAACAACAAGGGTCAAGGATACATAAACAAATAGCAGGGAAAACAATCTGTTTGATTTGAGTCAAAGGTCAATTCTCTGAACCTAAGAAACCTTAAGTTTCAGGAGCTCTTAGTTAGAGGCCAGGCGTCTCTTCAGATATCCTGGCCTGCATGAAATTGTAAAAGATTTttctaacagctttttaaaaGGCTCTCCAAATTCTATATACTTTAAAACTTTAAACTCTATGAAAGTGAGATTTGACCCTACTTTGAATTGTATTTGGTCACCATTTTATTATGCAATGCTTGCTAAAAGTACATCCTTATTTACTTTTCCAATTTCCATCTGACTTTCAAAGCAAGTCCTGTAAGAGTAGCTATCTGAGCTTGTGAGACTTGTGTGTTGAGGATCTGTTTTATTAGGGAGTCATGAACTTGTGGAGGCTGTGAGTGACTTCCATACCACCTGAAGTTTTCATGGTCTCCCAGAACCCAGCTAACAAGTTTTGCCTCTTGACAGTACCACATCAGTAAATTTGCCCATCAAGCACTCAAAAATGTGTAACATTTTAAGGGAGACTAAACAATAGAGAATattgggaccagagctgtggcatagtgggtaaagctgccatctgcagcgccagcctcccatatgggcatgggttcaagtcccggctgctccacttccgatccagctctctaccatggcctgggaaagcagtacaacatggcccaagtccttgggcccctgcacgcatgtgggagacccagaagaagctcctggctcctggctttaaatcagcacaactctggctgttgtggctaattggagagtaaaacagcagatggaagacctctctctctctctgcctctcctctctctgtataactctgactttcaaataaataaacaaatggagggttgcgggtgggagggaagttatggggggaaaagccattgtaatccataaactgtactttggaaatttatatttactaaataaaagttaaaaaattataaaatattaacaaccTATAGAATATCTACAAATAAGTAAAACCTTTCGGTATTGTAGGCcatcttttttcccctttcttttaatTGCCTTCATTATTCAGAAAATGTAGTGGCCATTTAAGGTAGTGCTACTTTTTAGCTTGTTGAACAGCAGAGGGCAGTGTGACACCTTTAAAGAACCAAACGTCATTGGCCAAAACCCATGCGAGGTTTACACAGGTGAACTTGTTTAAGTggtcccttctccttccctcctagTTCTATGgaatttggaaaatgacataataCAGTTTTCCTTAAGtcagagaataaaaaaagaattttttttctttcaaatggaAAGACATCTTTTTTAACTCTTAAGATAATGTgtcaattattcttaggtgtttaaatttaactgaaaagtgatccctgttaaatataagagtgggaataagagagggaggagatgtaccatTTGGGACatctcaatcggacttgccccaaacggtagagttagaaacaggccaggggattccaattcaatcccatcaaggtggcatgtaccaatgccatctcactagtccaagtgatcagtttcagttcacaatttatcataatgaaaggattaagagtcaaagggatcacataaacaagactagtgtctgctaatactaactgaaagaattaaaaaggagagaacgatccaacatgggaagcgggatacacagcagactcatagaatggcagatgttctaaacagcactctggcctcagaatcaggccttaaggcattcggatatggctgaaatgcccatgagagtattttaggcatgggaagccaagacactctggcaaaaaaataaaaaagggggcctaaataaaagatctctgtgagtgagatcccagtggaaagaacagggccgtcaaagaaggcggtacctttctctaaagggaggagagaacttccactttgactatggccttgtctaaataagatcagagttggcaaactcaaaaggcttccatagccttggcaacccatgacaagagcctagggtgattactgacaccataaacaaaagtgtcaattgtaaagtcaaaaacaggagacactgtgacttactcctcatgtaggatctctgtccttaatgtgttgtacaatgtaaattaatggtataactagtactcaaatagtactttacactttgtgtttctgtgtgggtgcaaactgttgaaatctttatttaatatatactagattgatcttctgtggataaagttaattgaaaatgaatcttgatgtgaatggaatgggagagggagcgggagatgggagggatgcaggtgggagggaagttatggggggggggcactgtaatccaaaagctgtactttggaaatttatatttactaaataaaagtttaaaaaaagataatgtgtcaatagtaaaaactagaaaaatgtgTCTTTGAACAATTTTATGTACACTGGCTACCTTAAtaaaagaacttttatttttgaatatttttttgacaggcacagttagacagtgagagagagagacagagagaaagatctcccttccattgattcaccccccaaatggccactacggcaggtgtgctgcgccgttccgaagccaggagccaggtgcttccttctggtctccaatgtgggtgcagagcctaaggacttggaccatcctccactgccttcctgggccacagcagagagctggactggaagaggagcaaccgggacagaatctggcgccccaaccgggactagaaccctggggtgctggtaccgcaggcggaggattagccaagtgagctgcggcataTTGTAGTCAATGTCCACATACACagaaacaatttatttgaaaacatgttGCACTATCTTACCCTTTTTCAGACTTAGTAAAAATACATAGAGATCtccatttttatgttctacttgtCCTTCATAAcgacagtttttttaaaagagatttattgattttgaaagagttatggagagagggaacagggtggggcagagggagagaaaaacagagagagagatcttccatccacttgttcactccccagatggctgcaatgggcagcattaggccaggagcttcatctggttctcccacatagatgtCAGGGGcgcaaacacttgagccatattACACTGCTTTCCCCAAGTTTAAGGACTGCATGATAGACTGGACAATGTAGTTAAACTAGCATCAGGGGACAAAAACGGCAGGCCAGTGGCATCATATCAAATGGCTCCATTGCTTCTTTGTAAATGGCAGGACCGTGTTACTACTGCTGCCTGTATCATAGAAAAGTGTTTACATTGCACATTATTCCCTCGCCATCACACCGACAACACAGCCTTCAGAGATTAGACTGCTGTAACATCGAAGTCTCGTAAAACCATCTCCCACTGATATTTGACTCTAAAAGGGAATTAAAACAAAACCTAGAAGCACCTTGCCCTGCAGACATGAGCAATCACTTTTCAGCCTTCTCATCCTGGAATCACCATAATTCCAACTCACAGGTCTTCTTTGTGCAGAGTGAACAACAGATTACCCGGATActcatattttaaattgaatGATACTATCACTATAATTCTTTCAAGGCCAGTTGAAGTGAGGGCATATGCTTTGTGTGCTGCTATATTTTGAATTATAAATAAAGCACATGGGATTCCTTCTAAACCAGGGGAGGGTACAATTTGTAATCTTTGCTTGCTTGGTTGGTTAGGTGAATTCCTAGTTACCTTCTCTCACACATGAGAGGGCATTGTTGGCCTCTATACATGCCTGCTTGTTTTTCAGTGCATGAGGCGCCctcacagcaggtgaagccttgGATACCAGTGGATGTCCTCACACACAAGAGTAGAAGTGAGATCTCTTGGGCCTGTCACATGCTGACTCTGAGTGGGTAAGTAGAATCCCTTTTCTTAAGCTTGTTCATCGAATTCTGTACATGCACTAAAAGCTATCCTAACAGACACTGtaggtttttctttaatttttaaattttatgtaaggtAAACTACACGTTTTCATTACTTGATGTCTGCCCCAAACTTGTGTCCTGATGCAAACCTGCTCCAGTAAGGCTACTCTATGCAATAGGTAGGTTTCTCACAGCTTTGCCCCACCTCTCCAGTCTGCTTCCCTCCACTCCAGCATCTGCCCAGTTcataattttttgtaaaaatatgatttcttcatttatatttgaaaagcagagagacagagaaagagagaatgctctcatcttctggttcactccctaaatgcccacaatagctggagctgggccaggccaaagccaggagccaggaattcaatctgggatTCCAAGGTGGATGACAGGTACCAAATTACTcgagccatcaactgctgactcccaggaggtacatcagtgggaagctgcaatgaagagtggagctgggacccaaacccatgCGTCTTGATACAAGATGGAGAGGTCCTAACTGTAGACTTAAGCACTATGTCAAAGGCCTGCCCTCCCACCGCCACTCTGTCACCCTTGACTTTCCTTTCTACTTTGGTAGATGTGCAAGTCCTGTGCATCACAGACTTAACATTTCTAGATCTTTATGCAGGCAGCTTCACCCACGTCTATGACCACCTTTACGTTTAATAACCCCAGCTCCTCACAGAGGAGCATTCAGGCAGGGAGGGTCCCAGATATATAACATCCCCTGTCAGGAGGACTGAGGAGGCCCCTCAGAAATAATGTCCATGGGAAGAGGGTGGCCAGTGAGTCTAAGAAAGAGCATAGTGGCCCCCAAGCAGAAGAGAACCCAGGCAGGCCTGTCTGAACACCTCTATTCCTAGAAGTCCGCCTTCTCTACCAGATTGTCAAGCCCTTGTGGGCAGTGATCACATCTGTGCATCATCGTCACTTCAGTCCCACGGACCATGGTGAGGGGATGAGTAGAAAATGCATTCTTCTAACACTATGTGCCAGAAATAGCTCCGAGAAGAAGTTTTACCTCACAAGGAATTTTGTGTAGAGTGACAGAATTCTTGCCTGGTTTTACCTCTCATTAGCTGTGACTTCAGGCAAAACACTAATCATGCTGACTTACATGTTGCTTATTGACAAAATAGGAATAACAATAACTTCTCTGTAACTCATGCAAGAAGTCAAGACTAATGTATGTCATCATTTGGCCCCAAAGTCAACCAATAAAGCTCCTAGATAAGTCACTGTAACTACTAAAAACATATTCAAATGCCTTCAAGTATTTTTAAGTAACATGCATAGATCATATCCATTGATACGATAAGCTAGTTTCCTGGGTGTCTTTACTGGTGATATTTTGATAGTCTAAGTTGATGTTGGAAAGAGATACATTTACATGGAAAAGGTACCCTATAGGGCTAGACGTTTTCCTTGGATTTTCTCATTGGAAGCTCATGACAGTCCTGTAATTCATGGTTAGTATCTCACCTTCCCCGAATGCATTTCTATTAATAGCCATGCGATTCTTTTGGCTTTTGCCCTTCAGACACAGTCCTTGGCTCCCCCATGTCTAATACTCAAAATAACCTCTGAACAGTTGCATTTGTGAGCTGGGTGTTGTACCCTTCCTGGCACTGCCTCTACACACATGCActtagacacacacatgcacacacatgcgtaTTCTTCCACTGAGTCATGCTTTCCCACAGGCCTCTACTTCCTTGCATTGATACTTTGTGATATCACATACAGGTTTATGTTTTCTTATTAAACTCTCCTTTTTCATGTTGTCCTGCATGTGAGGAGCCAACTGAGCCACTCTACTGCCCACCTTGGGGCTCCCACCCACTCAG encodes the following:
- the IQCJ gene encoding IQ domain-containing protein J — protein: MPRVSSTQRFPASHSLTFPHGHIELCDSEEYRVPASGLQAPFTCRCSRNFKMRLEELKRLQNPLEQVNDGKYLLENHQLAMAMDVENNIEKYPLNLQPLESKVKIIQRAWREHLQRQDPLEKRSPSPPSVSSDKLSSSVSMNTFSDSSTPNKARKYKVLGIFLVSVCQVGLKYLLEFWKVYKHLFAVGIVHFICHDRSFLCQCPFQENSCLHLLALAERPVILLHPDQPARPMGLIHLREHRQEDLVFLPSSEWSLSLERERDEPQPTVTEPVVT